A genomic region of Caenorhabditis elegans chromosome V contains the following coding sequences:
- the srh-83 gene encoding Serpentine Receptor, class H (Predicted) translates to MGSVREYYLTNYTKCPRCDTFLCTWQEVAYTFHSITIFSLPFYIFGGYCILYKTPKEMKMYSRTCLVDIFLNVLATPYLFFPTLSGFSVGLLNFLRVPPKIQVWLVFQSLNWMLFSMTMLLENRHNSILFNRFQITKNRTKIIYYLVRYLSGLIYSMSLLFFIPEDQNSALLQVLTKIPCPSQEFFTASDVFVLCIDENYVTFLALFTGIGVLTEIAQIVFFLACCVYYLFVSVRSFASKKTRQMQVKYFASIILQISIPMGFMMPTVLYIFLSLSYKFYNQALTNLSILHASLHDLLSTFMVLLIHAPYRHFIFSFFKKLDTSVSTSEVRDESVMATQITIKQVSMSPVTN, encoded by the exons atggGTTCTGTTCGAGAATATTATTTGACAAACTACACGAAATGTCCAAGATGTGACACATTTCTGTGCACCTGGCAAGAAGTTGCGTACACGTTTCATTCGATAACTATATTTTCTCTACCCTTCTACATTTTTGGAGGATACTGTATTTTATACAAAACTCCAAAGGAAATGA aaatgTATTCCAGGACTTGTCTCGTGGACATTTTTCTCAATGTACTTGCTACGCCCTATCTGTTTTTCCCGACTCTCTCAGGATTTTCTGTCGGTTTACTCAACTTTTTGCGTGTCCCTCCAAAAATCCAAGTGTGGCTTGTGTTTCAGAGTTtaaatt GGATGTTATTCTCAATGACAATGCTTTTGGAAAACCGACACAACTCAATTCTATTCAATAGATTCCAAATAACTAAAAACCGAACTAAAATCATATATTATTTGGTTCGTTATCTATCGGGTCTAATATATTCTATGTCTTTACTATTCTTCATACCAGAAGATCAAAATTCCGCACTACTCCAAGTTCTAACCAAAATACCATGCCCGTCTCAAGAATTTTTCACGGCTTCCGATGTTTTTGTATTGTGTATCGATGAGAACTACGTCACGTTCCTGGCACTATTCACAGGGATTGGTGTCTTGACAGAGATAGctcaaattgtatttttcttagCGTGTTGTgtatattatttatttgtcTCGGTACGATCATTCGCTTCTAAAAAGACACGACAAATGCaagttaaatattttgcaagtataattttacaaatatcAATTCCAATGGGATTCATGATGCCTACCGTTCTCTACATATTCCTTTCTTTATCATACAAGTTTTATAATCAAG CTCTAACTAACTTATCAATACTTCATGCATCACTTCACGACTTGTTATCCACATTTATGGTACTTTTAATTCATGCTCCATACCGGCATTTtatcttttctttctttaaaaaattggatacaAGTGTATCGACTTCGGAAGTTCGAGATGAATCAGTGATGGCAACCCAAATTACTATTAAACAAGTTTCTATGTCTCCAGTTacaaattaa
- the ugt-36 gene encoding glucuronosyltransferase (Partially confirmed by transcript evidence) translates to MINVETNMKLLFCLFFALCSDSYNFLVFCPLFGHSHTTFFAKIADTLTYAGHNVTFFTPTIVRKFSKIQYVKSITHVLQLDPSDRLVKLGSMFEEKDVSKFWYRDSSLSEMLPMIDTFNNMFVEQAAVISRNLHVLDDLKEMNFDVMIFEHFVEPAYLVLDYLEIQKFIPATSLAFDYNMVKSIGEPLMLSTVPLPTSEYSDRMSLPQRLINAINPLIFDNLIPKNKYRSYRPPYAPINTKSIEPFCSAVFTNSNPYIDYPRATLEKNVQVGGISVDIDKLKSQKVSNEWDAVLNLRPKTVLVSFGSIMLSKDMPINNKITIATVLGKFPDVTFIWKYETNDTSFANGTENIHFSNWVPQTALLADPRLSAFFTHAGLGSVNEVSYLGKPTIMCPIFADQMRNAKMLARHNGSIEISKYDLSNGDKIEEALSKILFDESYKTAAEKLAHQLANQPVKPKELLVRHAEFAAQFGHLPSLDPHSRQMSFIQYFLIDLTAIILSTVILFLFVLFKLGKLMYSKLPFNLSLVKQKTN, encoded by the exons ATGATTAACGTAGAAACAAACATGAAATTACTGTTCTGTTTGTTCTTCGCCCTGTGTTCCgattcttataattttttggttttttgtccACTTTTTGGGCATAGTCACACtacattttttgcgaaaatagCTGATACTTTAACATACGCAGGGCATAATGTG acatttttcactCCAACAATTGTacggaagttttcaaaaatccagtaTGTCAAATCAATAACGCACGTTCTTCAACTAGATCCTAGTGATAGACTCGTCAAACTTGGAAGCATGTTTGAAGAGAAGGACGTATCCAAGTTTTGGTACCGTGACTCATCACTCTCCGAAATGCTCCCCATGATTGATACTTTCAATAATATGTTTGTTGAGCAAGCGGCTGTAATTAGTCGGAATCTGCATGTTTTGGATGATCTCAAAGAAATGAATTTCGATGTAAtgattttcgaacattttgtAGAACCTGCTTACC TGGTGCTTGACTATTTGGAGATTCAAAAGTTTATACCTGCAACATCTCTAGCTTTTGATTACAACATGGTGAAATCCATTGGAGAACCCCTGATGCTGAGTACAGTTCCTT tgccAACGTCAGAATATTCTGACAGAATGTCTCTACCTCAAAGGCTGATTAATGCAATCAatcctttaatttttgacaatttgatcccaaaaaacaaatatcgGTCATATCGTCCACCATATGCACCAATTAACACCAAATCCATTGAGCCATTTTGCTCGGCAGTATTCACAAATTCCAATCCATACATCGACTATCCACGTGCAActcttgaaaaaaacgttcaagtTGGAGGCATTTCAGTTGATATTGATAAACTGAAAAGCCAAAAAGTTAGCAACGAATGGGATGCAGTGCTTAATTTAAGACCGAAAACTGTTCTAGTCTCGTTTGGCTCAATTATGTTGTCAAAAGATATGCCAATCAATAATAA aataacaATAGCTACAGTATTGGGCAAGTTTCCCGATGTGacttttatttggaaatacGAGACAAACGATACAAGTTTTGCCAATGGAACTGAGAATATTCACTTTTCTAATTGGGTGCCACAAACTGCACTTTTAG CTGACCCACGTCTAAGTGCATTCTTTACTCATGCTGGTTTAGGAAGTGTTAATGAAGTCAGTTACCTGGGGAAACCAACTATTATG TGTCCAATATTTGCTGATCAAATGAGAAATGCCAAAATGCTGGCAAGGCATAATGGATCAATCGAGATTTCGAAGTACGATTTGTCAAATGGAGATAAAATTGAAGAAGCATTGAGTAAAATATTGTTTGATGAATC GTACAAAACTGCGGCGGAAAAGCTGGCGCATCAGCTTGCAAATCAGCCTGTGAAGCCAAAGGAGTTGCTAGTCAGGCATGCGGAGTTTGCGGCTCA GTTTGGCCATCTTCCATCTTTGGACCCACATTCTCGTCAGATGTCATTTATTCAATATTTCCTAATTGATCTTACTGCCATAATACTTTCCActgtaattttatttctattcGTCCTGtttaaattaggaaaactAATGTATAGCAAACTGCCTTTTAATTTGTCCTTGGTCAAACAAAAGACTAACTAA